Proteins encoded within one genomic window of Aurantiacibacter spongiae:
- the pheT gene encoding phenylalanine--tRNA ligase subunit beta: MKFSLEWLRDYLDTDATVEEISARLNAIGIEVEGIENPAEKLEGFRVAAVLTASPHPDADRLQVLSVDAGDGGEPLTVVCGAPNARAGMKGVLGLPGATVPSNGMQLRKSAIRGIESNGMMCSVRELELGEAHDGIIELPADAPIGQSFADYHDASPIFDVAITPNRPDCMGVMGIARDLAASGLGTFRPASVPRITGNGPIAMSIAIEPGADCSAWYGRSIAGVTNGESPEWMQRRLVAAGQRPISALVDCTNYLMLATGRPAHVYDLAKLGGGMVARRARDGESVEALNGKTYTLDSTMTVIADDAGVHDIAGIMGGEQSSVQADTTDVLLEIAYFDPEAIGVSGRKLGLATDARTRFERGVDPVFLDDGLALLTDLIVQTCGGEPSEVVRAGSPPTEPKVIAFDPALTERLGGVRVVPEEQKRILEALDFSVSRDWKVTCPPRRHDIEGPADLVEEVVRIHGLDRVESVALPRRDGVARPTATPQQAMERRLRRAAAARGLHEAITWSFLPVAEARHFAPEGEDLWLLDNPISEDMKAMRPSLIPGLLSAAKRNADRGAASSRLFEIGRRYLRGADGASDERTTLAVLLAGERDARGWVGGKARGVDAFDAKAEAMALLEEAGAPVANLMVMGEAGPQFHPGRSATLRLGPKKILARFGALHPSTLAAFGLDGPAVAVEMFLDAVPAKKGGGSFARPAFLPPVLQPVTRDFAFLVPADLPAGDLVKAVRGADKVHVVDARIFDVFAGAGVPEGYKSLAVEVTLQPGETSFRDADLKAISDKVVGAAAKLGAQLRG, translated from the coding sequence ATGAAGTTCTCGCTCGAATGGCTGCGCGACTACCTCGACACCGACGCGACGGTCGAGGAGATTTCCGCCAGGCTCAACGCCATCGGCATCGAGGTGGAGGGTATCGAGAACCCGGCCGAGAAGCTCGAGGGTTTCCGCGTGGCCGCGGTGCTGACCGCCTCGCCGCACCCCGATGCCGACAGGTTGCAGGTGCTCAGCGTCGATGCCGGCGATGGCGGCGAGCCGTTGACGGTGGTGTGCGGCGCGCCCAACGCGCGGGCGGGGATGAAAGGCGTTCTCGGCCTGCCGGGCGCCACGGTGCCATCGAACGGGATGCAGCTTCGCAAGAGCGCGATTCGCGGGATCGAATCGAACGGAATGATGTGTTCGGTGCGCGAACTCGAACTGGGCGAGGCGCATGACGGCATCATCGAACTGCCCGCCGATGCGCCCATCGGACAAAGCTTCGCCGACTACCACGACGCTTCGCCGATCTTCGACGTGGCCATTACGCCGAACCGCCCCGATTGCATGGGTGTCATGGGTATCGCCCGTGATCTCGCCGCGTCAGGACTCGGAACGTTCAGGCCGGCAAGTGTGCCCCGGATCACCGGCAACGGCCCGATCGCCATGTCCATTGCCATCGAGCCGGGCGCCGATTGCAGCGCGTGGTACGGGCGCTCGATAGCGGGCGTGACGAACGGCGAGAGTCCCGAATGGATGCAGCGACGCCTGGTTGCTGCCGGTCAGCGGCCGATCAGCGCGCTGGTCGACTGCACCAACTACCTGATGCTGGCGACCGGTCGCCCGGCCCACGTCTACGATCTTGCGAAGCTTGGCGGAGGCATGGTCGCCCGCCGGGCCCGGGATGGCGAGAGCGTGGAGGCGCTGAACGGGAAGACCTACACCCTCGACTCTACCATGACCGTCATCGCCGACGATGCCGGCGTTCACGATATCGCGGGGATCATGGGCGGCGAACAGTCGAGCGTGCAGGCGGATACGACCGACGTGCTGCTCGAAATCGCCTATTTCGACCCCGAGGCCATCGGCGTGTCGGGGCGGAAACTGGGCCTTGCAACCGACGCGCGCACCCGTTTCGAACGGGGCGTCGACCCGGTCTTCCTGGATGACGGACTGGCATTGCTGACCGACCTCATCGTGCAGACCTGCGGGGGGGAGCCGTCCGAAGTGGTGCGGGCCGGATCGCCCCCGACAGAACCGAAGGTGATCGCCTTCGACCCCGCTCTGACCGAGCGTCTGGGCGGCGTCCGGGTTGTGCCGGAGGAGCAGAAACGCATCCTCGAAGCGCTCGATTTTTCCGTGTCGCGCGACTGGAAGGTGACGTGTCCCCCGCGCCGGCACGACATCGAGGGACCGGCGGATCTGGTCGAGGAAGTGGTCCGGATCCATGGCCTGGACCGGGTGGAGAGCGTTGCCTTGCCGCGCCGCGACGGCGTTGCGAGGCCAACCGCCACCCCCCAACAGGCAATGGAACGGCGCCTGCGCCGGGCGGCCGCCGCGCGGGGTTTGCACGAGGCGATCACCTGGTCGTTCCTGCCAGTGGCCGAGGCGCGGCATTTCGCGCCGGAAGGTGAAGATCTGTGGCTGCTCGACAACCCCATCAGCGAGGACATGAAGGCCATGCGCCCCTCGCTCATACCCGGCCTGCTGTCGGCGGCCAAACGCAATGCCGACCGCGGCGCCGCGTCCTCGCGGCTGTTCGAGATCGGGCGCCGCTATCTGCGCGGGGCGGACGGGGCCAGCGACGAGCGCACGACCCTGGCCGTGCTGCTGGCGGGCGAGCGGGACGCACGCGGCTGGGTTGGCGGCAAGGCGCGGGGCGTCGATGCGTTCGATGCCAAGGCAGAGGCGATGGCCTTGCTGGAAGAGGCCGGTGCGCCGGTCGCCAACCTGATGGTCATGGGCGAGGCGGGGCCGCAATTTCATCCCGGCCGGTCCGCAACGCTGCGGCTCGGCCCGAAGAAGATCCTTGCCCGCTTCGGCGCCCTGCACCCCTCCACGCTGGCGGCGTTCGGCCTCGACGGTCCGGCCGTGGCGGTCGAGATGTTCCTCGATGCCGTGCCCGCGAAGAAGGGCGGCGGCTCTTTCGCACGGCCGGCTTTCCTGCCCCCGGTTCTCCAGCCGGTAACGCGCGACTTCGCCTTCCTCGTTCCCGCTGACCTGCCTGCCGGCGATCTCGTCAAGGCGGTGCGCGGAGCGGACAAGGTCCATGTCGTCGATGCTCGCATATTCGATGTCTTCGCCGGCGCCGGCGTGCCCGAGGGGTACAAGTCGCTCGCCGTGGAAGTGACGCTGCAACCGGGTGAGACGAGCTTCCGGGATGCCGACCTCAAGGCGATTTCGGACAAGGTCGTGGGCGCGGCGGCAAAACTCGGCGCCCAGTTGCGCGGCTGA
- the pheS gene encoding phenylalanine--tRNA ligase subunit alpha: MSDLQQTATDAQARIAGAGDLEALEALRVEYLGKQGSISALLKTLGGMSAEERQERAPAIQALRQSTADAIAARKGELEAAELERRLATETLDLTLPAPDARRGGVHPVSQVMDELAEIFADLGFTVATGPEIEDDWYNFTALNMPESHPARAMHDTFYFPDAAPKGGRMLLRTHTSPVQVRTMMREGAPLRIIAPGRVYRSDSDATHTPMFHQVEGLVIDRGIHLGHLKWTLETFLGAFFETDDIVLRLRPSYFPFTEPSVEVDVGFAWDNGRRVLGGNGDAPGHAWMELLGSGMVNRRVIAFAGLDPDDWQGFAWGLGVDRLAMLKYGMDDLRAFFDGDARWLSHYGFSAFDQPTLSAGVGARA, translated from the coding sequence ATGTCGGACCTCCAACAAACAGCCACGGATGCGCAGGCACGCATTGCCGGTGCCGGCGATCTCGAAGCGCTGGAGGCGTTGCGGGTGGAATATCTGGGCAAGCAGGGCAGTATTTCGGCGCTGCTCAAGACGCTGGGGGGCATGAGCGCAGAGGAACGACAGGAAAGGGCGCCCGCCATCCAGGCGCTGCGCCAGTCGACGGCTGACGCCATTGCCGCGCGCAAGGGAGAGCTGGAAGCCGCCGAACTCGAGCGGCGGCTGGCGACCGAAACGCTGGACCTGACGCTGCCTGCGCCGGATGCCCGTCGCGGCGGTGTCCATCCTGTCAGCCAGGTGATGGATGAGCTGGCGGAGATCTTCGCCGATCTTGGCTTCACCGTCGCGACCGGACCGGAGATCGAGGACGACTGGTACAATTTTACCGCGCTCAACATGCCCGAAAGCCATCCGGCGCGCGCCATGCACGATACGTTCTACTTCCCGGACGCGGCGCCCAAGGGCGGGAGGATGCTGCTGCGCACCCATACCTCGCCGGTGCAGGTTCGCACGATGATGCGCGAGGGCGCGCCGCTGCGAATCATTGCCCCGGGCCGCGTCTACCGCTCCGACAGCGACGCCACGCATACGCCGATGTTCCACCAGGTGGAAGGATTGGTCATCGACCGGGGTATTCATCTCGGCCATCTCAAATGGACGCTGGAAACCTTCCTCGGGGCGTTTTTCGAGACCGACGACATCGTGCTGCGGCTGCGGCCGTCCTATTTTCCCTTCACCGAACCCAGCGTGGAGGTCGATGTCGGCTTTGCCTGGGACAACGGCCGGCGCGTGCTGGGCGGCAACGGGGACGCGCCGGGCCATGCGTGGATGGAACTGCTGGGCAGCGGCATGGTCAACCGCCGGGTAATCGCGTTCGCCGGGCTCGATCCCGACGATTGGCAGGGCTTCGCCTGGGGGCTGGGCGTCGACCGGCTGGCGATGCTGAAATACGGGATGGACGACCTCCGCGCCTTCTTTGACGGCGATGCCCGCTGGTTGTCTCATTACGGCTTTTCCGCCTTCGACCAGCCGACCTTGTCCGCCGGTGTGGGGGCACGGGCATGA
- a CDS encoding helix-turn-helix domain-containing protein gives MGQVAQIGVRYYRLSEAVAPFFTALYFFTVSHTDGDPVEDYLLPEWAAMRFTAAGEPPHAAVVPDPIRERWPFVCSGPTSRAIRFQLKDTRTWGLGMRPVGWARFLDAQASDVNDEIVNGNVHDAFAFFRPLLRIARNHPDDPDEGAAAIDRFLVDNLPEPNPAEDQIEACIAALSDPEVADVTMLCERVGVSRRTVERLCSRYFGYSPKLLLRRQRFLRSVGRFTFELSSNWSKAIDPQYCDQAHFVRDFRKFMDMSPSEYVEMDHPILARIIAQRLADQGAVPEPGGVPVIPAPGPADTGWTPMDRGARAAGAIKGVGQRRSRR, from the coding sequence ATGGGGCAGGTCGCACAAATCGGCGTTCGCTACTACCGCTTGTCGGAGGCGGTGGCCCCTTTCTTCACGGCGCTTTATTTTTTCACGGTTTCCCATACCGATGGTGATCCGGTAGAGGATTACCTTCTCCCCGAATGGGCCGCGATGCGCTTTACCGCGGCGGGAGAGCCGCCGCACGCGGCCGTCGTCCCCGATCCGATACGCGAGCGCTGGCCTTTCGTGTGCAGCGGTCCGACGAGTCGGGCGATTCGCTTCCAGCTGAAGGATACGCGAACCTGGGGTCTCGGGATGCGACCGGTCGGCTGGGCGCGGTTCCTCGACGCGCAGGCGTCGGACGTGAACGACGAGATCGTCAACGGGAATGTGCACGACGCGTTTGCCTTCTTCAGGCCGCTCCTGCGCATCGCGCGCAACCACCCGGACGACCCGGATGAAGGGGCCGCAGCAATCGACCGGTTCCTGGTCGACAACCTGCCCGAACCCAATCCGGCGGAAGACCAGATAGAAGCGTGCATCGCCGCCCTCTCCGATCCCGAAGTGGCGGACGTCACCATGCTGTGCGAGCGCGTGGGTGTAAGCCGCCGGACCGTGGAGCGCCTGTGCTCGCGCTATTTCGGCTACTCGCCCAAGCTTCTCCTGCGCCGCCAGCGCTTCCTGCGAAGCGTCGGGCGCTTCACATTCGAGCTATCCTCCAACTGGAGCAAGGCGATCGACCCGCAATATTGCGACCAGGCGCATTTCGTGCGCGATTTTCGCAAGTTCATGGATATGTCGCCGAGCGAATATGTCGAGATGGACCACCCCATTCTCGCCCGCATCATTGCCCAGCGGCTCGCCGATCAGGGAGCGGTTCCCGAACCGGGCGGCGTGCCCGTCATTCCCGCACCCGGCCCGGCCGATACCGGCTGGACCCCCATGGATCGCGGGGCCAGGGCGGCAGGGGCGATTAAGGGGGTTGGGCAAAGGCGCTCGCGGCGCTAA
- the rplT gene encoding 50S ribosomal protein L20, which yields MPRIKRGVTTRTKHKRLLDQAKGYRGRRKNTIRVARQAVEKAGQYAYRDRKVKKRNFRALWIQRINAAVREEGLTYSQFMHGVKLAGIELDRKVMADLAMNEGAAFGAIIKQAKQALPA from the coding sequence ATGCCTCGCATCAAACGCGGTGTGACCACCCGCACCAAGCACAAGCGACTACTCGACCAGGCCAAGGGCTATCGCGGTCGTCGCAAGAATACCATTCGCGTCGCCCGCCAGGCGGTCGAGAAGGCCGGCCAGTACGCCTATCGCGACCGCAAGGTGAAAAAGCGCAATTTCCGCGCGCTGTGGATCCAGCGGATCAACGCAGCGGTGAGAGAGGAAGGGCTGACCTATTCGCAGTTCATGCACGGCGTGAAGCTCGCCGGCATCGAGCTCGACCGCAAGGTGATGGCCGATCTGGCGATGAACGAGGGCGCAGCCTTCGGCGCGATCATCAAGCAGGCGAAGCAGGCTCTTCCGGCCTGA
- the rpmI gene encoding 50S ribosomal protein L35 → MPKLKTKSGVKKRFKITASGKVKHGVAGKRHRLISHSAKYIRQNRGTTVLAKADWAAVKKWAPYGLG, encoded by the coding sequence ATGCCCAAGCTGAAGACCAAGAGCGGTGTGAAGAAGCGCTTCAAGATCACCGCCAGCGGCAAGGTCAAGCACGGGGTCGCCGGCAAGCGCCACCGCCTGATCAGCCACAGTGCGAAGTATATCCGCCAGAATCGCGGCACCACCGTTCTCGCCAAGGCCGACTGGGCCGCGGTGAAGAAGTGGGCGCCCTACGGCCTGGGTTGA
- a CDS encoding SDR family NAD(P)-dependent oxidoreductase translates to MPRFTDHAFLITGATSGIGRATARLLTDEGARVLGTGHDESHLDEARGDVPDVEFIANDAADPDCATDLANAAREFAPAGLDDVFLNAGIGTFAGMADLSLDELERLYAVDLRAPFLQSRALGPCLKDGGKMLLIGSGSVGGGRTDLAAYSMMKAGVRQLVRSLATHYASRGICVNAVTPGATATGFHEKGGMSDDEIEKYHAKMAEAIPLGRMGEPGDVARAAAFLLSDHADYITGTELRVDGGLTMA, encoded by the coding sequence ATGCCCCGCTTCACCGACCACGCCTTCCTCATCACCGGCGCCACATCGGGTATTGGCAGGGCGACCGCCCGGCTCCTGACCGACGAGGGCGCGCGCGTCCTCGGCACCGGTCACGACGAAAGCCACCTGGACGAGGCCCGCGGCGACGTCCCCGATGTCGAGTTCATCGCCAACGACGCCGCCGACCCTGATTGCGCGACGGATCTCGCCAACGCTGCGCGGGAGTTCGCTCCCGCCGGCCTCGACGACGTCTTCCTCAACGCCGGCATCGGCACCTTCGCGGGAATGGCGGACCTGTCGCTGGACGAGCTGGAGCGCCTCTACGCGGTCGATCTAAGAGCGCCGTTCCTGCAAAGTCGCGCTCTCGGGCCATGCCTGAAGGACGGTGGCAAGATGCTGCTGATCGGGTCGGGCAGCGTGGGCGGAGGGCGGACCGATCTTGCCGCCTACTCGATGATGAAGGCGGGGGTACGCCAGCTGGTTCGCTCGCTCGCCACGCACTACGCTTCGCGCGGAATATGCGTCAATGCGGTGACCCCCGGCGCCACTGCGACCGGCTTTCACGAAAAAGGCGGAATGAGCGACGACGAGATCGAAAAGTACCATGCGAAGATGGCCGAGGCGATCCCCCTCGGCCGGATGGGAGAGCCCGGGGACGTTGCCCGGGCCGCTGCCTTCCTGCTGTCGGATCACGCCGACTACATCACCGGAACCGAACTGCGTGTCGATGGCGGACTGACGATGGCGTAG
- a CDS encoding inositol monophosphatase family protein, with translation MNLAAEIALAHRLADAARTEIVPLFRSGVEIEVKADASPVTVADRAAEEAMRRLIEAEFSGDGIHGEEFGVKDGVTGRQWVLDPIDGTTAFLAGRPIFATLIALLMDGFPVLGMIDQPITKERWLGTAGQATVFNGDPVRTRQCRDLSTASIATSGPHYFSQAEGDAFMALAAKTDHRRMVMGGDCYNYACLASGFIDVVCEANLKLHDFAALVPVVEGAGGLMCDWSGEPLHAGSDGTVLALGDPARLEDALEALGS, from the coding sequence GTGAACCTCGCCGCGGAGATCGCGCTGGCGCACCGACTGGCGGACGCCGCGCGAACGGAGATCGTGCCGCTGTTCCGCTCGGGCGTCGAGATCGAGGTCAAGGCCGACGCCTCGCCGGTGACCGTCGCCGATCGCGCCGCGGAAGAGGCGATGCGGCGGCTGATCGAGGCGGAGTTTTCGGGCGACGGCATTCACGGCGAGGAATTCGGGGTGAAGGACGGCGTCACCGGCAGGCAGTGGGTGCTCGACCCCATCGACGGGACCACCGCTTTCCTTGCCGGAAGACCTATCTTCGCGACGCTGATCGCGTTGCTCATGGACGGCTTCCCGGTACTCGGCATGATCGATCAACCGATCACGAAGGAACGCTGGTTGGGCACGGCCGGGCAGGCGACCGTCTTCAATGGCGACCCTGTCCGGACCCGCCAGTGCCGCGACCTTTCGACCGCCAGCATCGCCACCAGCGGGCCGCACTATTTCAGCCAGGCCGAAGGCGATGCCTTCATGGCGCTTGCGGCGAAGACCGACCACAGGAGGATGGTCATGGGTGGCGACTGCTACAACTACGCCTGCCTCGCCTCGGGTTTCATCGACGTGGTGTGCGAGGCGAACCTCAAGCTTCACGACTTCGCCGCCCTCGTACCCGTGGTGGAGGGTGCTGGCGGTCTGATGTGCGACTGGTCTGGAGAGCCGCTTCATGCCGGTAGCGATGGCACCGTGCTGGCACTGGGCGATCCCGCAAGGCTGGAGGACGCGCTGGAGGCGCTGGGGAGTTAG
- a CDS encoding ribose-phosphate pyrophosphokinase, with the protein MKIMSGNSNLPLARAIAGYLEVPLTDASVRRFADEEVFIEIHENVRGEDVFIVQSTSFPANDNLMELLIGVDALRRASASRITAVVPYFGYARQDRKPGPRTPISAKLVANLITEAGADRVLAVDLHAGQIQGFFDIPTDNLYAAPTMAADIQARYGDKDLMVVSPDVGGVVRARALAKRLDNAPLAIVDKRRDRPGESEVMNIIGDVKGRACILIDDIVDSGGTLCNAAQALLDEGAKSVAAYITHGVLSGGAVARVDKSALTELVITDTIQPTDAARDSDRIRVLTIAPLLGEAIRRIADESSVSSLFD; encoded by the coding sequence ATGAAGATCATGTCCGGCAACTCCAACCTGCCGCTCGCCCGAGCCATTGCCGGCTATCTGGAGGTGCCGTTGACGGATGCTTCCGTACGCCGCTTCGCGGACGAGGAGGTTTTCATCGAGATACACGAGAACGTGCGCGGCGAGGACGTGTTCATCGTCCAGTCCACGAGTTTCCCGGCGAACGACAACCTCATGGAACTGCTGATCGGGGTCGACGCGCTTCGTCGCGCCTCGGCCAGCCGCATTACTGCCGTTGTGCCCTATTTCGGCTATGCCCGGCAGGACCGGAAGCCCGGACCGCGCACGCCCATCTCGGCCAAGCTGGTGGCCAACCTGATCACCGAGGCGGGTGCGGACCGGGTGCTGGCGGTGGACCTGCACGCGGGGCAGATCCAGGGGTTCTTCGATATTCCGACCGATAATCTCTACGCCGCCCCGACTATGGCCGCCGATATCCAGGCCCGGTACGGCGACAAGGATCTGATGGTCGTTTCCCCCGACGTGGGCGGGGTGGTGCGAGCCCGTGCGCTGGCCAAGCGGCTCGACAACGCACCGCTCGCCATCGTCGACAAGAGGCGCGACCGGCCCGGCGAATCGGAGGTGATGAACATCATCGGAGACGTGAAGGGCCGCGCGTGCATTCTGATCGACGATATCGTCGATTCGGGTGGCACGTTGTGCAATGCCGCGCAGGCCCTGCTCGACGAAGGGGCCAAGAGCGTCGCCGCCTATATCACCCACGGCGTGCTGTCGGGCGGCGCGGTTGCCCGGGTGGACAAGTCGGCGCTTACCGAACTGGTCATCACCGACACGATCCAGCCGACCGACGCCGCTAGGGATTCCGACCGCATCCGGGTCCTCACCATCGCTCCCCTGCTGGGCGAGGCGATCCGTCGCATCGCCGACGAATCGAGCGTCTCGAGCCTGTTCGACTGA
- a CDS encoding TetR/AcrR family transcriptional regulator — protein MTPSSECDRLAQRRTAIVAAARALFVEQGFDRTTLNQVVAQAGGSLATVYKLFGNKEGLLDAVVKEKIIPGTEIVRRFAGRGGDPGEILRMIGSALHARFLNPEDIALTRLVISRSVADPHFARHFFETTASLTKEAMTGLFERWRDAGVALAGDPASLAEIFVGLIVNDLQQEAMSHGAVARTSVADLDRRIDFFLRGAGLQP, from the coding sequence ATGACTCCTTCGTCAGAATGCGATCGGCTGGCCCAGCGTCGCACCGCGATCGTCGCGGCGGCCCGGGCATTGTTCGTCGAACAGGGTTTCGATCGTACCACGCTCAACCAGGTGGTCGCGCAGGCCGGGGGGTCTCTGGCTACCGTCTACAAGCTGTTCGGCAACAAGGAAGGTCTGCTGGACGCGGTCGTCAAGGAAAAGATCATCCCCGGCACCGAGATCGTGCGCCGGTTCGCCGGGCGGGGCGGCGATCCCGGCGAGATCCTGCGCATGATCGGCAGCGCGCTGCATGCCCGGTTCCTCAATCCGGAAGACATTGCCCTTACCCGGCTCGTGATATCGCGCAGCGTGGCGGATCCGCATTTCGCTCGCCATTTCTTCGAGACCACCGCGTCCCTCACGAAAGAGGCGATGACCGGACTGTTCGAACGATGGCGCGACGCGGGCGTGGCCCTGGCCGGCGATCCGGCCTCGCTTGCCGAAATCTTCGTCGGCCTGATCGTCAACGATCTCCAGCAGGAGGCGATGAGCCATGGCGCGGTCGCGCGCACGAGCGTCGCCGACCTCGACCGGCGCATCGATTTCTTCCTGCGCGGGGCCGGCCTTCAGCCCTGA
- a CDS encoding efflux RND transporter periplasmic adaptor subunit, whose protein sequence is MRYFLLFLFSAILAGCSSSQEETAPQPVPVQTITVATTATPNVIELPGRVEPVREAEVRARVTGIVQERLYEEGSDVGAGQPLFRIDPSELRASYAQTEASLQRARATAANARAVVDRYRPLVSENAISRQEYDAAVAAAREAEANVAQIQAQLRSASLQLGYTTVRAPIAGRAGRAQVTEGALVSQPEGTLLTRIEQISPVYVSFSQSASEVLAIRRAISEGELDLSENDRVEVRLTFSDGSEYPIPGYIDFLDFSVDEQTGTIDLRAEFPNPDGLLLPGEFVRARIYAGTIANGIAVPQRAVTVNEDGGSVFVVDEEGQAALRPVELGSMTDGKWIIESGLEPGDVVIVSNLQKIRPGMPVTRANAPAGRGRASGGSDSGGQSNAGGAR, encoded by the coding sequence ATGCGGTATTTTCTCCTCTTCCTGTTTTCCGCGATACTTGCGGGCTGCTCGTCCTCGCAGGAGGAAACCGCACCGCAACCCGTTCCGGTGCAGACGATCACCGTTGCCACGACCGCCACGCCCAACGTCATCGAACTTCCAGGTCGGGTCGAACCGGTGCGCGAGGCGGAAGTGCGCGCCCGCGTCACCGGTATCGTGCAGGAAAGGTTGTACGAAGAAGGCAGCGACGTGGGCGCCGGGCAGCCCCTGTTCCGGATCGATCCCAGCGAGCTGCGCGCGAGCTATGCCCAGACCGAGGCCAGCCTTCAGCGCGCTCGCGCTACCGCCGCCAATGCCCGCGCCGTGGTCGATCGTTACCGCCCGCTGGTGAGCGAGAATGCCATCAGCCGCCAGGAATATGATGCCGCAGTCGCTGCCGCGCGCGAAGCGGAGGCCAATGTCGCGCAGATCCAGGCGCAGCTTCGTTCGGCCTCCTTGCAACTGGGCTACACGACGGTTCGCGCGCCCATCGCCGGGCGGGCGGGCCGTGCGCAGGTGACGGAGGGCGCGCTGGTGAGCCAGCCGGAGGGCACGCTTCTCACCCGGATCGAGCAGATCTCCCCCGTCTATGTCAGCTTCTCCCAATCGGCGAGCGAGGTGCTGGCGATCCGGCGTGCGATCTCGGAAGGCGAGCTCGATCTCAGCGAAAACGACCGGGTCGAGGTGCGCCTGACCTTCAGCGACGGAAGCGAGTACCCGATCCCCGGCTACATCGATTTCCTGGACTTCTCCGTCGACGAGCAGACCGGTACCATCGACCTGCGCGCGGAATTTCCCAACCCCGACGGCCTGCTGCTCCCCGGCGAGTTCGTCCGTGCCCGCATCTACGCCGGCACCATCGCCAACGGCATCGCCGTCCCGCAGCGCGCGGTGACCGTTAACGAGGACGGGGGGTCCGTTTTCGTCGTGGACGAGGAGGGTCAGGCCGCGCTGCGTCCGGTGGAACTCGGTTCCATGACCGACGGGAAGTGGATCATCGAAAGCGGCCTCGAACCGGGCGACGTCGTCATCGTGAGCAACCTGCAGAAGATCAGGCCCGGAATGCCCGTCACGCGCGCCAACGCACCGGCGGGCCGCGGAAGGGCGAGCGGCGGCAGCGACAGCGGAGGCCAATCGAACGCCGGCGGAGCGCGCTAG